The DNA window CAATGTAATCTCTTTGGGTGTTAGTGTGTCCTTGAGAACATCTTCAATTGTTGGTTCTTTTTTCTTTTGTGGAAATGCAAACTTTGTATCAACTACTGTAGCATTAGGAATAGTCACTTTTTTCACAATCGGAAAATACATCGATCCCATTTCTTTCATTGCAAGATAATCTTTATTAATCAGATTTTTTGCAATGAGGTACTCTTTAACTCGTTGAGCATTTTGTAGGGATGTAAACGCAGCAAGCATACTGGTTCTATCTTTTCTACGCTATTTAAAGATTATGGGAAGATTACTTACCTGATAGTCTTTGCATAACTTCTGCCACTCTTTCGTGCCTAGGTGCGCCATTCGAAAGAATCGCTGCACGCAAAGCAGGAACTAGTTCTTGAGGATCATATGCTCGTAAAATCCCCTCTATAATATCCAATAAATCAGATCCTCCATTATAACATAAATCTCCTGCATCTCCCAATCCAGGGTCAATAAATGCCCTTGCATCTAAGCGAGGATCTATGGAAGCTGTCACAACTATGCTCTCTGGAATTTGTGTAAGAACGCGTTCTATTCCTGGTTTTGCCGAAATGACAGACGTAACCACAGTTAAGCGTGGTGTTCCATACTTGCCGGTGAGCATTTTGTATCCTTCTGTAAAACTACTTGCGGAAGCAAGCATGATATCTGGTGCAACTAAGATTTTTCCATCTAAACCATTCTCTGGTATTTGGTCATACGTAATTTTTACTCTAACACTTCCAGCTACGGCATCATAGGCACCAGCGCCATGGTCTCTTTTTATATCCATAAATCCCACTGGGGCTTGACGAAACACATTTTGTGTTCCTTCTACTAAAGGATTAGCTGCTCGTAGAATGTTAAGAAGAAGTGGTTCCTCAATACGTAGATCAACTTCAGCAACCCCATTAACCGTGGGAATTTCATAATGCTTTAAGCCTAATCGGTCTCCAATAACTTTTTCTGCTTCATAAGCTAAAAAAGTTCCAACTTCTCTTGCATTTACACGAAAATAATGAGCATCTCCTTGAAATAAAAAATGCCTCATGTGCGATACAAGCCTACGTATATGGGGGCTAGTTACAGCTAGTTCAACATATCGTCCATCATATTGAGAATCCATTGCAACCATAAAATACACCTCTAGTAGAATTAAACACAAATTGTTTCATCAAAAAAGATATCCTTTCCTTCATCCTATAAAAAGATTACTAAAGTCTAGAATGGAGATCTAAATTAAGTTGTGTAATAGAAATAATTCTCTAACTGATACTGGACAATTTATATATCTCTTTTACTTTTATCTCAAAATGGCAAGACGCAAGGCTCGCAGTCGTGGCGGCATTCTCGGAAAAATGGTTCGTTTCCTACTCAAATGTATCTTTGTCTATCCTTTTCAAGGTTTATGGTTTCTGCTTAAACAAATTTATTATATAATTCATGATCTTGTGAGTAAAGAAAAACATACCCTCCCAGAGTCGGATAAAACTGGAAAGAAAAAAGAACTCCAGAAAGGAAAAGACACGTCATCTCAACAATTGCAACCGATTGTTCGTTCCGGTTCTCTTCATCACGATGCCGTTTCTACACCACTTCAAGAAGTGCATTCTTTCGAAGGAGATTTCGAGAAATTTGAAACAAAACTCTATACACAAAAAAGCACCATTGGTCTCATTCTCGGCGCTCGCGGAACCGGTAAAAGCGCCTTAGGTATGCGTATTCTCGAAAACATTCATGCCCAGACCCAACGTGAGGTCTATGCATTGGGGTTCAAACCTGAAAGCCTTCCTAACTGGATCACTACGGTCTCATCACTTGACGCCGTTCCCAATGGTTGTTTCCTCTTAATCGATGAAGGGGGACTCACATTTTCCAGCCGTAAATCCATGAGTGATAAAAATACCCTTCTCTCAGAACTTCTCTTTATCGCACGTCACAAAGACGTCAGTGCGCTTTTCATTACGCAAAACTCTGCAACGATTGAAATTAATGTTCTACGTCAAGCAGACTATCTCCTCCTTAAACCCTCCAGCCTGCTCCAAAAAGAATTTGAACGCTCAAAGATACAAGATATGTATAAAGACGTTGACGACTACTTCCAAAAGCACAAAGACACCGTTGGTTTGACTTACATCTACGCAGACGTCTATCGTGGTTTTATGACAAATACGCTACCTTCATTTTGGAGTGAAGGTGTGAGCAAAGCATTTGCGAAAAAGAAGTAAAGTCTTCAAAGACTAAATCTTTTTTAACATATTTGAGATCCTAATCATATGCCTCGCCCAGAAAAAGAAATGACCCTTTGTTTTCTTGTACGTCAAACTGAAACAGGCAGAGAGGTTGCACTTGCTGCGAAAAAGCCTAATCAAGATCAAGGCGGTCAATGGTCATATGAGAATGGTTATGGTGGAAAAGTAGAAGCAAGTCAAACACTTGAGCAGGCTGCACTTGATGAAGTGCAAAAAGAGTCGACTGTCGTTGCCGTACCAGAAGACCTTCGATACCATGGCTACATTGACTTTCATGTCCATAAAGAATTATTTGGCGAAGGAAAAGGTCTTGATTTTCGCTGCCATATGTATCTTCTCGAGAAATGGCAAGGTGAACCGCAAGAAACATCCGAGATGGGTCCACCACGATGGTATCCAGTCAATAACATTCCTTTTGATCGTATGTGGCCAGCTGATCGCCACTGGGTCGAAGAAGTAGTCGCGTGTGGTATGAATGTGTATGGAGAAGTATATTTTAAACCAGAGAAGACTACCATCTCATTGGGTTTTAGAAATAGCAATCCTGATTTAATTAAGTAAATTCGAAAAATTTCCTAACTTTTTTCTTTCTTTTTACTCCCAACCGATCTTCTTCATAAACTCAGAAATAGGGTTTCTTTCAAGAACTGACGTTCGTTCTAAAAACTGTTCTTGCGGTATTCTCTGGTTGTATCTGCCTATGGGCTCCCCCCAAAAGGTTTCATTTGTTAACACTTGTGACACTAACCATTGGTCTATTCTACGATCACTCATAGCATTTTTTTGCCTTTCATCGGGTGCATTGGCCCAAGTGTATCTTTTGTGTGGAAAGAAAAAGAGTTTTCCGCTCCAAAGTTCATGATGTTCAACCCCCTCTAAAGATCCACCAATAATCGAACCTGCAATCATATACTTTCTATGTCCCTGCAAGTAAACATTCAGATTTTTATAACGATCATCATCGAAACATCCATCGTCGTCTTCAAAACATTTCGCATCGGGATTTACACAAATATCTCCTCCATCTCCCACAATTAAATGTGCTGCTCCCTGCATCGTTGTAACTTCTTTTTCGTCTCCCCAATGATCTGGGTTGGTCCAATCAGAAGTTAGTATTTGGTCTACTCTTCTTCCTTCATAATACTCCTTAGGTCTCCTTCTGTGAACCGGTTGCATTGCGATCCTTGTTATCCATAACTGCCAATCTGTGAATTTACCTAAATCCCAATCTGCTATAACACACCCAGCAATCAATGATTTAGCATATTCCCTCTGGTTATATTCAATTGGATTTTGTGGGATGAGTATAACATGTCCTATCGCTTCTGCTACATATTCTCCCCATCCTATTGAACGCTCATCAGTAATAAATTTCATACCTCATCCAAATCTACCTTATTCATAATCAATAGTAGTAGTTCTACACAACAACACTTTTAAAGAAGACAAAAAAAAGAGGTCTTATGATCGAAAAATCTCTTCAAGAGTTAGGCCTAAGCCCTGCAGAAATCAAAGTATTTCTCTCTCTTTCACAAAACGGTCCCTCTTACGCAAATCAGATCAGCAAAGAAATAAAGCTTCATCGAACAAACGTGTATGAGGCTCTTGATCGTCTTAGTTCAAAAGGGTTAGTGTCATACATTAAACGTAATAATCTTACCTGGTATGAAGCAAAAGATCCTACTTACTTACTAAAAATTCTGGAACAAAAGAAACAGGACTTAGATACTACCAAAAAAAAGCTCCAAGAAGAAATAAAGAGTCTTACCTCACTAAACAAAAATCATCTCGAAGCAGGCATTTACGTTGGCAAAAAAGGACTGCGGATGCTTTTTGAAGATATACTTGAAACAGAAAAACCAATCTCATTAATCGCAGCACAACTTCAATTTAAAGAATTCTTTGGTCCCTATTTCGAACTCTGGCACAAGCAGAGAGCGGAGAAGAAGATTGCTATGCGTTCAATCTTTCCAAAATCAATGAAATCAAAACTTACTCAACGTCCATGCCTTCAATATAAATTTGTAAGTGGTCAATTTACCAACCCTACTACTACCATTATCTACGCAAATAATTGTGTGCTCATCGAGTGGGGGGATGAACCCGTAGCAATAAAAATTCAAAGCGAGAAAATTGTGAAAACGCACTTAAATTATTTTAACCTGATCTGGGAGAGATAGTCACTTCAGTATTTTCCTTTTCTTTGACTCAGGCTCTCGCAGATAGTTCTCAGTTGTGCTAATTGGTCTTCCTAATTCTTTTTCAGTCTCTTTTCTTGCGTTGCCAGCAATGGTTCCACCTTTCACGGAAGCAGTCTTACATTCATTAAAACCATCAGCATCGTCTTTCTTTGTAATCTCAGTTGAAATCCGTTCACCTAGCATACCAAATAATAATTCTAGATCATTCATATGATCTCGGAGATTCTCATTTTTCAGGCTTTTGAGATCTTTGTACTCTTTTGGTGTTAAACCAAACGTTGCCTTGGAGATCTCTGCCGTTAAGATGGAAAACTCCTTGCCTTCTTTGACACCTCGTTTTTTCCATTCATCTGTCAATTCATCCCGAATCGCAATTCCTCTAACGCGCTTTTCAATCCATTCCTCCGAGTATCCTTTTTGTTTATACAACTCTTTCATACGTTTCTGAGCTAATTCGGGGTCTTGAATTTCTTGGACGCGTTGATACCCTGTCTTTGCCAACCAGAGCTTGAATGGTTCTGCTTTAGGAGAGGGGATAGATTGGATAATACGAAAAAGACCCTCAGTATTAGAACAATCAGTAGTGTAAAACTTTCCATCTGAAGAAGGTAATTTCAGTTGTCGACAAAATGTCGATAACTCAGCACCTGTAGATTCTTGCTCTCTTTTTTTGAGTCTATACCAATAGTCCTTGGCATCTGTACTATCAGTTAAGACTTGAACCGCATCTACAACAGAAAACCACCATTCATTCTCATGCCAGAGCTTACGAATCTCTTTTCCTTCAAAAATGGATAATGCTTTGTATTCGTTCATATGTTTTATTACTAAATTGGTGGTTTATATACTATTCGCGGACTTGACCAGTGTGTCCTGTGCGATTTTGTATGGGGTGCTAGAAAAGTGAAAACTATCCTTTTTCTGTGCAGAAATGAAGCATGAAAAGCATAGATTTTCAGATATGAAACAAGAAAAACATAGTTTTTCTGTTCAGAAAATGTTTCATTTTCTTGAAACAAGTAGTTTCTTGTTTTCATGAGTGGTTTCTTTATCTCTTGCACCAAAAAAACTTGTTTTCTAGCTGCGTCCAGTGATTTTACTCCTTCGCATTCTTCCACATCAATTCAAAATAACCTCGAAAACTCTCTGCCATGCTCTTATCTCGTACCACTATCGTTAACGGAATCTTTGATATCAACACAAACATTACTACTTCAGGAAAAATATCGATCCAATGTGGGCTAGGAAATTGTTTAGGCAAATACCGCACAAACGTATTCTTCATTTTTGTGCGTAACTCTCCATACTTTCGAGCATCAGCGTTGTAAATAATGCGCATTCCCACATGTCGTTTTAAACGCTGTCGATGAAATTCTAAGAAATATCCTTCAAGAATTTCATTTGCTGACTTGGGACAGCCGACTGTAAGAAACGTTTCTCCTGGGTTATACGTAAGCATGAGCTCATCACGCACTGCTTTCATTGCTTGATAACCTTGGTAAATCTCTGCAATTGGTTTGTTGTCTATACTAGATCGCTGGAGTAATAGCTGTGGAAGAATGTCTTGTACCTGTTTCTTGGTTTTTGCTAACTCCTCCTCGCGTCGCTCAACATATTCAACAATCATGTGGGGGTCATTGGCAACGAAATATTTAGTTCCTTCTTTATGGATAAATCCCACTAGCCCTTTTTCAATAAGTTTGTCTAGAATATCATAAATTTTTGATTTGGAAACTCCGCTCTCTTTGCCAATTGGCCCAACAGTTGACTCACCCACTTTGTTCAGGGCGAGATAAACTTTGATTTCGCCCTTTGTCAAACCTAATTTTTCTAAAAGCTGCTCTTCCATAGTTCACCAATAGGCTCCGCTCTTTTTAATTCTTTCTAATGGTAACCCACTAAGGGGGGGACTTTGTTATTATACTTAATAGTAACTTCAAAGTGACATAAATGAGGTATACTATGAAAAAAATAACTTTATTTGGAATATTAATAATGGTGGTTTTGTTGGTAGTTGGTTGTACTAACCAAAGTCCAACGGGAGGAGTTGTAGTTTCTCACCCTAATGAACCAATTACTATTGGTGCATTATTTCCCCTGACTGGAGGATTAGCTCAGTATGGTGAAGTTTCCGAAAAAACTGCTCGTTTAATAGTGGACCAAATCAATTCACAAGGTGGAATCGACGGACAGCAACTTCATCTTGATGTTCAAGACCATCAATGCGATCCAAAACTTGCCGTAAGTGAGTTTCAACAAGCAACCCAAGCAAAAGGCATCAAAATCTTTACTGCCAGCGCCTGCAGCGGAACTGCTCTTAGTATTGCTCCACTTTTAGAACAAAACGATGCTGTACTACTTGGTACACTTCTCTCAACACCAAAAATCAGTGGGTCTTCTCCACGACTCTTTCGCAATTGGGCGTACGATAGTAAAGAAGCAGAATTATTTGCTCAACATATCAAAGAGAGCAACTACAAAAACGTCGGTATAATTTACGAGCAAACTGATTATGCAGCTGGGCTTAAAATCTCACTTGAAAAATTCCTCGAAGGATCTAACGTGAAAGTAACTAGTGAAGCATTCGCAACAGGCACAACTGATGTTCGTACTCAGCTACTCCGCTTGCAACAAGCAGACATTGATGTACTCTTCATCAGTCCACAAACTGTAACTAGTGGTGATATCGTACTCAAACAACTTAGCGAGCTTGGCTTTAATAGTAAACTTATTGTCAACGATAATATCGTCAAGTCAAAAGACTTAGTCTCACGATATGCTCCTTTGCTCGAAAGTGCAATTGGTGGAGATTTTGTCATTGAACAAACCAAAGAAGGAAAAGAAATGCTTGGCAAGTACAAGATGAAATACGGAGTAGAATGTGCACAACCAAACATTTGCTTAGGTGTGTATGATACGATGAATTTTCTCAGTCAAGCCATTGACCAAGTAGGAACAGAACCAGAAGCGATTGAACACTATCTTAAAACGAGTAGCTACAATGGAGTAACTGGGTTGCTTCGATTTGATAATTTGAACGATCGTGCAAACGCGGAATACTCTCTCTTTGAAATCCATAACGGAGAAGCAGTGCTTTCGAATTAACTTTTTTCTTTTTTTTCTTCTTTTGCTGTATGTGCTTCTTCGAAATGCACATTGCGCATCCCGCTATATCCCGCGAAAAACACAATTGACCAACGTGCTGTTTTCTCATCCCAACATTGCTCTTGGTTAGGTACGTCATGCCATGCAGGAGTAAACTCTCCATTTGTCACCTCTGGAAACATCAATCCTGGCAAGAATAGCACCTCGTGAGGATCATGTTCTACATAAGCAAGATTCTCTTCATCTTTGCCAATACGCAATCCCGGTCCGCTTTCTGTAAGAGCAAGTGTACATGCACCGCGATCATAATGACCTAATACCAGATGTGTTGAATCCGGGTCTGGATGATATTTCAAAAAGCGTAAATAAAAATATGGCTTTTTCTCAATCGGAAAGAAGCGTTGATGGATTTCAGGAAAATCTTTTTCAAAAGAGAGAATAATTTGTTGCATGAGGTACTTACTTTCATCATAAATTTGACGTGCAAGTTCGAGAAATTTTTTTAATTGTGGGTTTGCTTCTCGGACTTCTGTGGTAAAATAATTTTCAAAAAAATCATTGTAATGAAAAAAGTCAGTGGTTGTGGGATAACTCTTGAGGGTTGTCTTTTGAAAATAACCTATACGAGAACTACGATTATCTGGATCAATCTTAACTGCTGCAAAGTTGTTCTTAAATTCTTCAGATTCCAGAAGATGAAGAAAATACAAAGCTCCCAATTCCAACTTTTGCATTGAAATAGAACTCTTAACTAACGCATAATTCTTCTCCCTAATCTCTCGTTTCAATTTAAGATATGAAAAAGCCATAAACTCCTCTTCTTTGAGACATATTTATAATTAAAGGACGTTTCTAAGTCCTCCTAGTCCTATAACTATGGAAATCAAAACTCTGCTTAAAGAATTCGGCTTTACTGAATACGACGCACGCGTATACATGGCTCTCGCTACACTTCATAATGCTAAAGCATCAGATATTGCAAAACAATCCAATCTTCCCACCAATAAAGTCTATGAAAGCCTCATTCGTCTTGCATCACAAGGGTTCATCTCCATTATCGATCTAACACCTCGACAATACAAAATAGTGGGATTAGAAAAGTTTCGTGAAATCATGGAATCACGTAAACAGCATCTTGATCAACTCGGTCAAGGTCTTAACCAACTTCAACAAGAGATCGCAACAAAATCAATCACCTCGCAAGACATTGCTCTTGTTCTCAAAGGCAAAGAACATATCGTTCGTAAACTCAACGAGATCACGCCTCTCTCCAAGAAATATGCCTATTCCTGTGTTGGGCGTCTAATCTACCATCCCGCCAGTGTGCGCGTTGTATCACAAGCGATTAAACGCGGAGTTGACGTTCGTTTTCTTGTGCAATATCATCCTGAAGCAGAATCAGAAATCACTAAATGGAGCGCCGTTGGTGTGAAAATTCGTTATCGTCCTACCAAAGATCAAGAGAGCATTCGCTTTTCTACCATCGATGACAAATACGCTCGGATCACTTTTGGCGCACCAGAAATAACTAAACACGAAAATTATATTTCCTTCTGGTTAGAATCACCAGCATTTTCCTCATTACTTAAAGATCAATTTCTCACCATGTGGAGAAAAGCCAAGGAATAAATTTGTTCTAAAGTAGGACTGAAGGGAGTCGGGGGTGTTATTATAAGAGTTGCAGATTCTTCTTTGTATGAATGACATTACTCCTCGGTTATATGGTGGCGAAGGATATCACTGTAGGGTCTTAGAAAATAGGTTAGATTTACTTACAGCCGAGCAACCAAAATATGTTTTTTCAACGACATGCCAAGGAAACCTCCATTTGCGTAGCCAAGCGGGAACTGATTTTAGAGCTGAGATAGATCCCGGATCTGGTTTTAGGTTATTTATTTTTTTAATACCGGGGGATCTGGTGGGTAAGATTACTTATGCAGGTGTTACACTCTACTCCCCTCACATTAAAATTCCTGAAATACTACATTGGCCAAGTTTGAATGAATCACCTCCACGATGTTTTCAGGAACATCTTCCTGATGAAAGAGCATCGATTGATAGTATAGAACAAATTGTCTGTTATGACGTAGGAAATCAACCTTATTTTTTACGCCCATCTGCAAAGGAGAATGACAAAAGGGTGGTGAACAGAATGGAAGAGGCGTTTACAAAATGGAATAATTTTACCAGAAACACTCAACCAAAATCACTCCGCTGGTTCTACGATGCGTCCCGTTATATTAATAGAAAATTAGGGAAACTACCTTCAGTGCAACAAGATATACTCCCCTTGCAAGATTCTTAATTCTTTCTATTTTTCTCCATCCACCTTTGTGCTTTCAACAACACCACTATCGCTTGGGAGTTTGGGATCTCTCCACTATCGACCATTTCCACTGCTTTATGAAACGGCATTTTCACAATCTTAAAAGTCTCCACAATTTCAGGTTGTGGGGCGCAAAAAGTTAAATCCAACGCTAAATACAAATGAACTTTATACAGTGCATACGTAGGAAGGGGATAAATGATCCCTAACTCCACCATCCTTCCTGCTTTAATACCTAACTCTTCCGCTAACTCTCGTGTAGCCGCAGCAAGTGGTGTCTCGCCTTTTTCAATAGCGCCTCCTGCAACTTCAATCACTTCTTTTCCAATCCCATATCTAAATTCTTCTAAGAGGTAAACATTACCCTCTTCATCAATCGGAAGGACATGTGCCCCATCTTTTAAAGTAACATATCCAAAAACAGATTTAACACCAGAATGTTCTACTTCATCTTCCTCAAGCATTAACCACGGATTTCTATAGATAACTTTACTTACATCCACTCTCCATGGGCCTTTTGTTTTCATCTCTAAATCACCATCATCAAAAGAATTGACTAAGCCCTTTCTGGCTCATCTTTTGTTGTTCACTACCCAATTTACTTAAACGTGCCGCAACACGTTCAGCACTGAAATTATACTCATCTACAAGCAGGGTTTTCAACTCATCCTCTTTTATCTTCTTCCATTCTAATGTATACTCTTTGGTTACGGGAATATGCTTGATTGTATCAAAGACTTCTTTCCATGCTAAATCGGGATAACTCTCTTTCCACTTCACAAGCTCAAACACTTTTTCAAAATCATCCTTGTGTTCTTGCAATAATTTCAACGCTTTTTTAGGCCCAATGCCTTTGATACCACCAGGATTGTAATCTGTACCCACTAAAATCGCCAGCGCAATCAATTGATCTTGCGTTAATTTCAATGAGTCTAATACCTCACTTAGAATTACTTCTTCTGGCAACACCACTTCAATTGCCAATGTTCCTTTCTTACGTCGTTTTCCCTCCAAAGAAAGATTACGAATTAAACGTGGCGCACCAAAAATAAGGGTATCATAATCCTGTGAAACACACGCATACGCATCTTTCATACTAACCATATATGCTGCTTGCGCCTCGCCCTCTGATGGTGCTTGAACAATAGGTAATCCTAACGCGGCAATCACTCTTTGCGCATCAACAATCATCTCTTTCGTAAGTACTGCCGTGCGTGCAGACAGTTTTTTCATTTGATCATAATCACCAGCTTCTTCAGCAACAAGTAATTTCGCAGAAGCATCTGCCTTTGCCATCTTGCGTTTCTCCCACGTTTTTTGCTTGAGTGCTGGAGGAGTTCCATCAAACACAAAGACCGGTTTTACTCCATTCTCCATCAATGTTGCAGTACGACTAAACAATCCAATCAAATGGGACGTAACACGACCTTTCTTATCTGTAAGCAACGCGCCATCAACACCTCGAATCGAAGTAAGAAATTGATATAACATATTCATCGTATCAATAGCGACGATTTTTCCAGACAGGTTCTTCACCGTAATTTCCTTACGTGGAACAAGATCTTTAATAGAAAGGCCCATGATTCACAAAAAGTAGTTTTAAGTTAAAAAGGCTGTGGTTCTAGAGTATGTTGATAAAATTTACTTTCTCTCTATTCTTCGAATAATTGCATTTTCAAATGCATTGGCATCAACCATCTCAACTGCTTTTTTAGTCAATTCACCTGTATACAAGAACAGCAACGGCAATTTTTTCATCTGCGCTTCAATAAACGCTGCGGATAAATCTTTTTCATCAACTTTTGCCTTTTTCTTTGCTTTACAAAAGAAATGAACTTTTCCCAGAGGAGTATGCAATTGTGATCGCAAGTTAATTTCAGCGTTTTTACGTACTAATTCGCCATCAGCAATAAACATGTTCATAATTTGACAATAACTTTTAAGCTCAGCAAAAAAGGGATCAGCAAGACTAAATTCAGGCTTACTTGTTTCATGTGCGACCAATAACTCATCAATCGGTGTTTTCTCTTCAACTTCAACAATTGTTTTTTGTTTTTCTCGTTGTTTACGTACAACGGTCTTTCGTTCTTTTTCTATACTTTTGTCCTGCATTAATGTAGACACTACGGGCTTGATTGAGTCTTCATTAGATTTATTGGAAACTATATCTTGCTCTGGTTCAACCACAGCAAGATCAGGTACTTCTTCAGGAATAGTAATCGGAATCTGGGCAGGAGGGTGAAGAATATACGCAATTCGTTCATTTGCTTCTTGATTTGTTAACATGTGCCATTTCCAAAATAATTCTGTTTTATCTGGAGTGGTTACTTGTAATGGAACTGCAAAATCTTTAAGACTTCGAATCGCAACTCGGGGTAATAATTCCAATTCTGCCTCTCGTAGTACTCCTTCATTACGCAACATCTCTAACACTTCAAAATCTTTAGGATTAAGATTATCTTTTGCAAAGTTATACAATTGGCTCTCTTGACCGGGGACATAATATAATGGAGAACCGCCCCACTTAAGACTTGATACTTTTACTTTTCCTCGTGAAGAAAGGTCACTTAAATGGGCTGACGCAATAAGAATCTCTGTTTTAATGATCTTCGCCACTTTTGAGGGAATTGTCGGTCCACTTGTTCGAATAAACGAAAGAATTTGGTCTTCTGCGAGCATAGAAAATTCATGGGATAGCCGGTTTATATAATTTGTGATAGTCCATCGGAAGCATTCCACCTAGTTAGTAGTAAATGGAGGTAAATCTTTTATAATCAACACTATTTTAAAGAAAAATGCGTGAATTCATCCTTCTCTCCCTTAAAGGCACAACCAATGGTGAACGCTTTAGTATAGAACATAAAACCGAAGCAGGACTCATTTGCCGTACTATTTCTAACTGTATTTGGGTATCAAAAGGTATTCGCAAAGATACAATCGTACATGTTGTAATGAACGGCGCGCCTAACCCGCCACGAACAATTACTATCTCCAGCAACCACATCCCTGATGAATTTCCTTTTGATGAAACCGGTTTGTCTCAAATCATCAAAGATGCGCTTATTCTTGGAAAAAATCTTCTTCCTGACGAAGAAAAAAAAGTGATTGATGGAGTAACTATCTCAAAAGTATCTTTTGAAGCATTAGTACGAGAAAAAGCTTCTAAAGTCGCAACCTATTATCTTCATAGCAAAGGCGAAGATGTTCGTAGTATTCAATTTCCAGACCACAGTGTATTTGTGTTCGGTGATCTCTTTGGCATCCCTAAACTTACCGAGAAACTCTTAGAAAGAACCTGTACTGGTAGAATTAAATTAGGTCCTTATATGCTGTTCGCTTCCCATTGCCCTATTTTGGTTCATAATGAGTTGGATCGGATCGAGAAAGGCATGAGATAATTATTTAATCAAAATATTCTTAAAATAGACTCAAAATCAGCTAGTTATGTACAACCCAAAAATATTTAGTTATAATCTTGCGCAATGGGGAGTTATCGTGCTTGCATCTTCCATTACACTTGGTGCACTGTATCTAGCATTTAGTGATGATGGGATGACTAATCATTCTCAGATTCAGAACACACAAACCACAAATCAACAACAAAGAATAACACCAATAACTATTGATTCTATACTCGACGATTAAGGTCGCATCCATTTCACTTCATAATACGTGACATCTCCTTCGTCATCCACTACA is part of the Candidatus Woesearchaeota archaeon genome and encodes:
- a CDS encoding flap endonuclease-1, giving the protein MGLSIKDLVPRKEITVKNLSGKIVAIDTMNMLYQFLTSIRGVDGALLTDKKGRVTSHLIGLFSRTATLMENGVKPVFVFDGTPPALKQKTWEKRKMAKADASAKLLVAEEAGDYDQMKKLSARTAVLTKEMIVDAQRVIAALGLPIVQAPSEGEAQAAYMVSMKDAYACVSQDYDTLIFGAPRLIRNLSLEGKRRKKGTLAIEVVLPEEVILSEVLDSLKLTQDQLIALAILVGTDYNPGGIKGIGPKKALKLLQEHKDDFEKVFELVKWKESYPDLAWKEVFDTIKHIPVTKEYTLEWKKIKEDELKTLLVDEYNFSAERVAARLSKLGSEQQKMSQKGLSQFF